In the Salarias fasciatus chromosome 13, fSalaFa1.1, whole genome shotgun sequence genome, one interval contains:
- the gsta.1 gene encoding glutathione S-transferase, alpha tandem duplicate 1 codes for MSQRPVLYYFNGRGKMESIRWLLTVAEVDYDEIFLTSREQFVKLLDDGAFMFQQVPMVEIDGMRLIQSKAILNYIAEKYNLHGNDIKERVQINMYTEGLMDLMEMIMVLPFSADPKSKLDNIETKAKERYLPVFEKALTDSVHLVGGRLTCADVYLTECTLMLEEKFTAILKDFPAVKAFQGRMLLIPAISRFLLPGSKRKPQPDEVYVKTAKEVLNLNFTFP; via the exons ATGTCTCAAAGACCTGTGCTGTACTACTTCAACGGGAGGGGGAAAATGGAGTCAATCCGCTGGCTTCTGACAGTCGCGGAGGTGGAC TACGATGAGATCTTTCTGACGTCCAGAGAGCAGTTTGTTAAACTCCTGGATG ATGGAGCGTTCATGTTCCAGCAGGTGCCTATGGTGGAAATCGATGGCATGAGACTCATTCAGTCCAAAGCAATCCTGAATTACATTGCTGAAAAGTACAACCTCCATGGGAATGATATCAAAGAGCGTGTTCA GATCAACATGTACACAGAGGGACTGATGGATCTCATGGAGATGATAATGGTCCTTCCCTTCAGCGCAGACCCCAAATCAAAACTGGACAACATTGAGACGAAAGCAAAGGAGCGTTACCTTCCAGTGTTTGAAAag GCGCTGACTGACTCCGTACATCTGGTTGGAGGAAGACTGACCTGTGCAGATGTGTATCTGACTGAATGCACCTTGATGCTGGAAGAGAAATTCACAGCAATTCTTAAAGATTTCCCTGCCGTGAAG gctTTCCAGGGCAGGATGCTTCTGATTCCAGCCATCAGCAGGTTTCTTCTGCCAGGCAGCAAGAGGAAGCCACAGCCAGATGAGGTGTACGTGAAGACTGCCAAGGAAGTGTTGAACCTGAATTTCACATTTCCTTGA
- the tmem14a gene encoding transmembrane protein 14A, with the protein MAVDWIGFGYAATILFGGFMGYKRKGSVMSLMAGLVFGGLSAYGAFNISSDPKDIKISLMASGALAVVMGLRYKKSGKLMPAGIMSGLSFLMVFRLLLLVMM; encoded by the exons ATGGCAGTGGACTGGATTGGATTTGGCTATGCCGCAACCATTCTATTTGGAGGATTTATGGGATACAAGAGAAAAG GCAGTGTGATGTCCCTGATGGCTGGTTTAGTCTTTGGTGGATTATCTGCTTATGGTGCCTTTAACATCTCCAGTGATCCAAAGGACATCAAGATATCATTAA TGGCCTCGGGAGCCCTTGCAGTCGTCATGGGGCTGAGATACAAGAAATCTGGGAAGTTGATGCCTGCAGGCATTATGTCAGGACTGAG TTTCCTGATGGTGTTTCGTCTGTTGCTCCTGGTCATGATGTAA
- the agpat5 gene encoding 1-acyl-sn-glycerol-3-phosphate acyltransferase epsilon, translated as MLLSLVVHTYSLRYWFPATIMLGTAPAYVLSWGVWRLLSTVLPASVYHKLDDRLYCIYQSMVLFFFENYTGVEIVIYGDIPKNKENVIYLSNHQCTADWIIADMLAIRQSALGHVRYVLKDGLKWLPLYGWYFSQHGGIYVKRSARFNEKAMRKKLTTQTQCGAPMYLVIFPEGTRYNPELKNVIADSQAFAVKEGLAVLNHTLTPRMKASHIAIETMKDHLDAVYDVTVAYEGTLDASGQRKPAPSMPEFLCKECPRIHIHFDRVDIKEIPAEPMFFRRWLHDRFEMKDRLLTDFYESQDSDKICRFPREGKLSPLPLWKTLPSVVILGGLTLPMLLTENGRRLYVRTWVCGTLLGWLWVNAFP; from the exons ATGCTGTTGTCATTAGTTGTGCACACATACTCGCTGCGGTACTGGTTTCCAGCCACGATCATGCTGGGAACAGCCCCGGCTTACGTGCTGTCATGGGGAGTCTGGCGATTACTTTCTACAGTTTTACCAGCGAGTGTTTACCACAAGTTAGACGACCGACTGTACTGCATCTACCAGAGCATGGTcctatttttctttgaaaactaCACAGGAGTTGAG ATTGTAATTTATGGAGATATACCAAAGAACAAAGAGAATGTGATCTACCTGTCAAATCATCAATGTACAG CTGACTGGATCATTGCTGACATGCTCGCCATCAGGCAGAGTGCGCTCGGTCATGTCAGGTATGTCCTCAAGGATGGACTCAAATGGCTCCCGCTTTATGGATGGTATTTCTCTCAG catGGTGGAATCTACGTGAAACGAAGTGCCAGGTTCAATGAAAAGGCAATGAGGAAGAAACTAACAACGCAGACTCAGTGTGGAGCACCA atgTACCTTGTCATCTTCCCAGAAGGAACTCGGTATAATCCAGAGCTGAAGAATGTTATCGCTGACAGTCAGGCTTTTGCCGTGAAAGAAG GACTTGCTGTTCTGAACCACACCCTCACACCTCGAATGAAAGCCTCTCACATCGCCATCGAGACCATGAAGGACCACCTGGATGCCGTGTACGACGTGACGGTGGCGTACGAGGGAACACTGGACGCCTCCGGTCAGAGAAAACCAGCACCTTCAATGCCAG AATTCCTCTGCAAAGAATGTCCCCGCATCCACATACACTTCGACCGCGTGGACATCAAGGAAATTCCCGCCGAGCCCATGTTTTTCCGCAGGTGGCTGCACGATCGGTTTGAGATGAAGGACCG GCTGCTGACTGATTTCTACGAGTCGCAGGATTCAGACAAAATCTGCAGGTTTCCCAGGGAGGGCAAGCTTTCCCCACTGCCGCTGTGGAAAACCCTCCCCTCTGTGGTGATCCTGGGGGGGCTGACACTGCCAATGCTGCTGACGGAGAACGGCAGGAGACTGTACGTAAGAACCTGGGTGTGCGGGACGCTGCTGGGCTGGCTGTGGGTCAATGCTTTCCCTTAA
- the angpt2a gene encoding angiopoietin-2a isoform X2: protein MLNVDLIVLSFCLGLGTEYTAHGKRQYNIQNGPCSYTFLLPEQDNCQTQNSYNYPVQKDGPTEESTQRLEQLEITMENNTQWLLKLESYIQDSMKQDMAQIQQTAVHNHTATMIEIGTNLLSQTAEQTRKLTNVEAQVIQHTTRLERRLLENSLSTNKLEKQLIVQTNEISKLNDKNSYLEKKVGELEEQRQVELKVLREEKEQLQNLILKQTTIIGELEEQLLKVSSNNTVLQHQQQELLDTVNSLIHSISASSARETKTAMMQDTPTTYMDCAAIFKSGNTHSGVYTLTLPNTTVEAFCDMETEGGGWTVIQKRFDGRVDFHRTWQEYKKGFGDPSAEFWLGNEFVSRLTRQKSYNLRIQLGDWEGNTGFSLYDQFSVDSEAQNYKIHLKGYSGTAGKISSIGQPGSDFSTKDADNDKCVCKCSQLTTGGWWFDACGPSNLNGMYYQEGQNSNRFNGIKWYYWKGSGYSLKTTAMLIRPADFSL from the exons ATGCTGAATGTGGACCTAATAGTTTTAAGCTTCTGCCTTGGCCTGGGAACAGAATACACCGCTCACGGTAAGAGACAATACAACATCCAGAACGGCCCGTGCAGCTACACGTTTCTGCTGCCGGAGCAGGACAACTGCCAAACCCAGAACAGCTACAACTACCCCGTTCAGAAGGATGGACCCACAGAGGAGTCGACCCAGAGGCTGGAGCAACTAGAAATCACcatggagaacaacacacagtgGCTGCTCAAG CTGGAGAGCTATATCCAGGACAGCATGAAGCAGGACATGGCTCAGATCCAGCAGACCGCTGTGCACAACCACACGGCTACCATGATTGAGATTGGCACAAACCTGCTGAGTCAAACTGCCGAGCAAACAAGGAAACTGACCAACGTGGAGGCACAG GTAATCCAGCACACAACTCGACTCGAGCGTCGACTTCTTGAAAATTCCTTGTCAACCAACAAGTTGGAAAAACAACTAATCgttcaaacaaatgaaatcagCAAACTGAACGACAAAAACAG CTATCTAGAAAAGAAAGtgggggagctggaggagcagaggcaaGTGGAGCTGAAGGTGCTTcgggaggagaaggagcagctcCAGAATCTAATACTGAAGCAAACGACTATCATAGGCGAGCTGGAGGAACAGCTGCTCAAAGTGTCCTCCAACAACACCGtcctgcagcatcagcagcaggagctgctggacaccgTCAACAGCCTCATTCACTCCATCTCCGCCAGCTCCGCCCGGG agaCCAAAACCGCCATGATGCAGGACACGCCGACCACGTACATGGACTGTGCTGCTATCTTCAAGTCAGGAAACACCCACAGCGGCGTCTATACTCTCACACTCCCCAACACTACAGTGGAG GCCTTTTGTGacatggagacagagggaggtgGCTGGACAGTGATACAAAAACGCTTTGACGGCCGTGTTGACTTTCACCGAACGTGGCAAGAGTACAAAAAG GGTTTTGGGGATCCTTCAGCTGAATTCTGGTTAGGAAATGAATTTGTCTCCCGACTCACACGCCAGAAGTCGTACAACCTGAGGATCCAGCTGGGAGACTGGGAAGGAAACACGGGATTCTCACTATATGATCAATTCTCTGTCGACAGCGAAGCACAAAATTACAA GATACACCTTAAAGGCTACAGTGGGACGGCGGGCAAAATAAGCAGCATCGGGCAGCCAGGAAGCGATTTCAGTACAAAGGATGCAGACAACGACAAATGTGTTTGCAAATGTTCACAACTAACAACAGGGG gttggtggttcgatgcCTGCGGACCGTCGAACCTCAATGGGATGTATTACCAGGAAGGACAGAACTCCAACCGCTTCAACGGGATCAAATGGTACTACTGGAAAGGCTCGGGCTACTCGCTGAAGACCACGGCGATGCTGATCCGACCGGCGGACTTTTCCCTTTGA
- the angpt2a gene encoding angiopoietin-2a isoform X1, translating to MLNVDLIVLSFCLGLGTEYTAHGKRQYNIQNGPCSYTFLLPEQDNCQTQNSYNYPVQKDGPTEESTQRLEQLEITMENNTQWLLKLESYIQDSMKQDMAQIQQTAVHNHTATMIEIGTNLLSQTAEQTRKLTNVEAQVIQHTTRLERRLLENSLSTNKLEKQLIVQTNEISKLNDKNSYLEKKVGELEEQRQVELKVLREEKEQLQNLILKQTTIIGELEEQLLKVSSNNTVLQHQQQELLDTVNSLIHSISASSARETKTAMMQDTPTTYMDCAAIFKSGNTHSGVYTLTLPNTTVEVKAFCDMETEGGGWTVIQKRFDGRVDFHRTWQEYKKGFGDPSAEFWLGNEFVSRLTRQKSYNLRIQLGDWEGNTGFSLYDQFSVDSEAQNYKIHLKGYSGTAGKISSIGQPGSDFSTKDADNDKCVCKCSQLTTGGWWFDACGPSNLNGMYYQEGQNSNRFNGIKWYYWKGSGYSLKTTAMLIRPADFSL from the exons ATGCTGAATGTGGACCTAATAGTTTTAAGCTTCTGCCTTGGCCTGGGAACAGAATACACCGCTCACGGTAAGAGACAATACAACATCCAGAACGGCCCGTGCAGCTACACGTTTCTGCTGCCGGAGCAGGACAACTGCCAAACCCAGAACAGCTACAACTACCCCGTTCAGAAGGATGGACCCACAGAGGAGTCGACCCAGAGGCTGGAGCAACTAGAAATCACcatggagaacaacacacagtgGCTGCTCAAG CTGGAGAGCTATATCCAGGACAGCATGAAGCAGGACATGGCTCAGATCCAGCAGACCGCTGTGCACAACCACACGGCTACCATGATTGAGATTGGCACAAACCTGCTGAGTCAAACTGCCGAGCAAACAAGGAAACTGACCAACGTGGAGGCACAG GTAATCCAGCACACAACTCGACTCGAGCGTCGACTTCTTGAAAATTCCTTGTCAACCAACAAGTTGGAAAAACAACTAATCgttcaaacaaatgaaatcagCAAACTGAACGACAAAAACAG CTATCTAGAAAAGAAAGtgggggagctggaggagcagaggcaaGTGGAGCTGAAGGTGCTTcgggaggagaaggagcagctcCAGAATCTAATACTGAAGCAAACGACTATCATAGGCGAGCTGGAGGAACAGCTGCTCAAAGTGTCCTCCAACAACACCGtcctgcagcatcagcagcaggagctgctggacaccgTCAACAGCCTCATTCACTCCATCTCCGCCAGCTCCGCCCGGG agaCCAAAACCGCCATGATGCAGGACACGCCGACCACGTACATGGACTGTGCTGCTATCTTCAAGTCAGGAAACACCCACAGCGGCGTCTATACTCTCACACTCCCCAACACTACAGTGGAGGTAAAG GCCTTTTGTGacatggagacagagggaggtgGCTGGACAGTGATACAAAAACGCTTTGACGGCCGTGTTGACTTTCACCGAACGTGGCAAGAGTACAAAAAG GGTTTTGGGGATCCTTCAGCTGAATTCTGGTTAGGAAATGAATTTGTCTCCCGACTCACACGCCAGAAGTCGTACAACCTGAGGATCCAGCTGGGAGACTGGGAAGGAAACACGGGATTCTCACTATATGATCAATTCTCTGTCGACAGCGAAGCACAAAATTACAA GATACACCTTAAAGGCTACAGTGGGACGGCGGGCAAAATAAGCAGCATCGGGCAGCCAGGAAGCGATTTCAGTACAAAGGATGCAGACAACGACAAATGTGTTTGCAAATGTTCACAACTAACAACAGGGG gttggtggttcgatgcCTGCGGACCGTCGAACCTCAATGGGATGTATTACCAGGAAGGACAGAACTCCAACCGCTTCAACGGGATCAAATGGTACTACTGGAAAGGCTCGGGCTACTCGCTGAAGACCACGGCGATGCTGATCCGACCGGCGGACTTTTCCCTTTGA